Proteins encoded by one window of Nicotiana tabacum cultivar K326 chromosome 10, ASM71507v2, whole genome shotgun sequence:
- the LOC107812985 gene encoding heat stress transcription factor A-4c yields the protein MVGIVMDNCNSGSSSAPAPFLSKTYELVDDPYTNPVVSWNHNGRSFVVWNPPEFARDLLPKYFKHNNFSSFIRQLNTYGFRKVDPEQWEFANEEFLRGQRHLLKNIYRRKPIHSHSATGSQSVAPLTDSERQEYEEEIERLKRENSLLQSSAEKHEKFNQEYEFGVKSMEQRLQTIVQRQGKLISLLAQLLQRPEFSSDFIQYTNNNSKKRRLLVSNYLIEEENATNSIVGPKLDIEIVKKLESSINFWERFLYGIRKTPTEDQMYDFEHTQPLPSPIVIREMDTSSDDSGKRNSPIDHSSSPSRDIQSSPELGGPLSPVISSIYINLECHLKPSDQTNANTKITSTMSIDATKNQAEGNTDMSKSVSNSGNDVFWQQFLTETPGLSEPQEVEMVSKDINGLTCDSMLAENQRYWWSRGFNVENLAERMGLLSPATES from the exons ATGGTTGGTATAGTGATGGATAATTGCAACAGCGGTTCAAGTTCTGCTCCAGCACCTTTCTTATCAAAGACATATGAATTAGTAGATGATCCGTACACAAATCCAGTCGTTTCTTGGAATCACAATGGCCGTAGCTTTGTTGTTTGGAATCCACCTGAGTTTGCCAGAGATTTGCTTCCAAAATACTTTAAACACAATAACTTCTCCAGCTTTATCAGACAACTTAATACTTAT GGATTCAGAAAGGTTGATCCTGAACAATGGGAATTTGCAAATGAGGAGTTTTTAAGGGGACAGAGACATTTATTGAAGAACATTTATAGACGAAAGCCGATTCACAGCCACTCTGCAACAGGATCACAATCTGTGGCGCCATTGACTGATTCAGAAAGACAAGAATATGAAGAAGAAATTGAGAGGCTAAAAAGGGAAAATAGCTTACTTCAGTCATCAGCTGAAAAGCATGAGAAATTTAATCAAGAATATGAGTTTGGTGTTAAGTCTATGGAACAACGTTTGCAGACTATTGTTCAGAGGCAGGGAAAATTAATATCCCTTTTGGCTCAATTATTGCAAAGGCCTGAATTTTCGTCCGATTTTATTCAGTACACAAACAATAACAGCAAGAAAAGACGGTTGTTAGTTTCCAATTACTTGATTGAGGAAGAGAATGCAACTAACTCTATAGTTGGTCCTAAGTTGGACATTGAGATAGTTAAAAAGTTGGAATCTTCGATCAATTTTTGGGAACGTTTTCTATATGGAATTCGGAAGACTCCAACCGAAGATCAAATGTATGATTTCGAGCATACACAACCTTTACCTTCACCAATTGTTATACGCGAAATGGATACTTCATCAGATGATTCTGGTAAAAGAAACTCTCCTATCGATCACTCATCATCGCCTTCAAGGGATATACAATCTTCGCCCGAGTTAGGAGGACCTTTGAGTCCAGTCATATCATCAATTTATATCAATCTCGAATGCCATCTTAAGCCATCAGATCAGACTAATGCAAATACCAAGATCACCAGTACTATGAGTATTGATGCGACGAAAAATCAGGCTGAGGGTAACACTGACATGTCTAAATCAGTGTCAAACTCGGGTAATGATGTATTTTGGCAACAATTCTTAACTGAGACTCCTGGTTTATCTGAGCCGCAGGAAGTTGAGATGGTAAGTAAAGACATCAATGGCTTAACGTGTGATAGCATGCTAGCAGAAAACCAGAGATATTGGTGGAGTCGCGGATTTAATGTAGAAAACCTTGCTGAACGTATGGGGCTTCTCAGTCCAGCTACGGAAAGCTGA